Within Gasterosteus aculeatus chromosome Y, fGasAcu3.hap1.1, whole genome shotgun sequence, the genomic segment aaacatagcatTGATTTAACGTTTGTGACAAAACACTCCCCGCTTGGCGTGAATACACGCCACCCAATAAATCCTAGACAGTTCACTCCACTAGGCCTTATGTTTTTGGACACATTTGATCTCTTGACTGTAGGCTTCCTCCTGTACTGCTCGAATGATGATGTGCGATGCTTGATTAGATTCCTCAAAATTGAATCCTGTTTTGCAGTGATGCCAGCCTTTACAAAGGCTGTTCTTCAAGGTGCTGTTGAAAAGGCGAGCTATGTGTATGAGGCGAATAATGGCCCGAGTTAGCGACTTCCAGGATGAGAACCTTGCGAATCGCTGAGAACCGAGCTGGTTGGATGTTGTCGTAGTGCTCAAAGTGGATACCAGAGGGCGAATGTCTGAGTCTGCACTCGGGTCCACAAGTTCATGGGTGCTCTCTGAGGTACTGGTCTCCGGTGTGTACAGAGATTTGGGCCCGCTCAGCCAGTTTGTGTCATTCAAACGGCCTGCAGTGACAGCACGTGTAGCGTGGTCTGCGGGGTTCTGTTCTGTTGACACATAGCGCCATTGATCTGGGCGAGAGGATCTTCGGATACGCAATACCCGGTTActtacatacacataaaagCGCCTAGTTTCATTAGAAATGTAGCCAAGGACCACCTTGCTGTCTGAGTGGAAGGTTGTAGCATCGAGCTGAAGGTCTAATTCTGTCGAGATTAGGTCTGCTAACTCCACTCCAAGCACTGCTGCGCAAAGTTCCAGTCTCGGAATTGTTTGCTCAGGACGGGGGGCCAGCTTGGCTTTGCCCATTACAAATCCGACATGGTTATTTCCAGCAGAGTCAGTTACTTTTAGGTATGCCACAGCGGCAATAGCTTTGGTGGATGCGTCAGAAAATACGCACAATTCCCTTCTGACAGCTGTTGCGGGGGAAGTTGTAGTGTAGGCTCTGGGAATAGACAGCTGGGACAGTTCTGTTAAGGATGTTCTCCACGATGTCCATGATTCCTCCATTTCTCGAGGCAAAGGCGAGTCCCAGTCACCTTTCTCAGTTGTTAGCTCTCTCAGAATAGCCTTGCCTTGTATTGTGACTGGCGCTACAAACCCTAGAGGATCGTAGAGGCTGTTGATTGTTGACAAGACACCCCGTCGAGTGTATGGTCTCTTCTCATCGGAGACGCTGAAATGGAAGCAGTCGGTCTCGAGGTCCCAATTGATACCTAGACTACGCTGCATCGGCAGCGCATCTGCACTGAGGTCAAGGTCTTTAAGGTCTTTTGCACGATCTTCAGCCGGAAAGGCCTCCATGACCTCCTTGTTGTTTGCTGCGATCTTGTGTAGTCTTAGGTTGGATTTGGAGAGAatatcctgtgtttttttcagcaaGTTGACTGCAGCTTCGACTGTGGGTAGGGACTTTAACCCATCGTCTACATAGAAGTCGCGCATCACAAAACGTTGGACGTCAGCGTCAATGTGGAGTTCACTGACCTGAACAGACTGGTGCAATCCATGAATCGCTACTGCCGGTGAAGGACTATTTCCAAAGACGTGGACCGTCATTCGATACTCCACAATGTCTTTGGAGGGGTCGTTATCTTGGAACCATAGAAAACGTAGGAAGTTCCTATCGTCTTCCctcactgaaaaacaatagaACATCTGCTCTATGTCCGTTGTAAAAGCGATTGCTTCCTTTCTAAAGCGCAACAGTACACCGAGCAGTGTGTTGTTCAGATCAGGCCCAGTCAACAGCACGTCGTTGAGTGACACACCGTTGTACTGGGCGCTGGAATCGAAGACTACTCggatttggtttggttttcttgGATGGTACACCCCAAATATTGGCAGGTACCACTGTTCTCCACCCACACTGGGAGGAGGGGCCAGCTCAGCGTGACCATTCTTGAACATCTTGTCCATGAAAATGAGAAAGTGGTCTCTCTTTTCAGGCCTCTTTTCAAACTGGCGCCTTAGCAACTTGAGACGGTTCACTGCCTGTGGCCTGTTGTTGGGGAGCCTTTGACGTGGGCATTTAAAGGGTAATGGAGCTACCCAACTGTTGTTTGCATCTTTTGTTAGTCCATCTTTCATTATTTCCATAAAGGAGATGTCCTGGATAGATGGAGCAATGTTGTTGTCGTCTTTGGCCTGCTTGAATATGTTATGTCCTAGGCTGTCAACATCACAGTTTGGTATCTCCACAAAATGTGGTTGGAGGTGGTTTGTGGCCTGGGTGTCACTGTAACTTTCCTTTACCCGGAACACGTTAGGACATGGGTCAAAGAGAGTGGGGCGTCCCCGTTCTGTGGTGTTAGTGTAGAAGGCGCTGACTGTTGGTGGCTTATGAACGCGACCTAAACACGCATTGCCCACGATGACCCAtcccagatccaacttttgagcATAGGGCAGGTTGTGTGAGCCATTGACCTGTTTGCGGACCTTATGAACCCTGAGAATATCCCGACCTAAGAGAAGCATAATTTGGGCCTGTGGGTCGATCTCTGGGATGAGGTGTGCAACTGACTTTAAGTGTGCGTGATGAAAGGCTGCATTTGGAGTTGGAATCTCATCTCTGTTATTTGGAATGTCATCACATTCTATGAGGCTGGGTAGTGGAATGCTGACGGTCTTATCCAAAGATTCCACAATGTAGCCACTGGCCCTTCTTCCTGTCGCTTTCTTTACTCCAGCACATGTTTTCAATGAGTAAGGAGCACTTGGACTTTGGTCATTGAAGATTTCGAAGAACTGTGAACGAACTAGTGATCTGTTGCTCTGTTCGTCCAGGATCACGTACATTTTCACTGCTTTGTCAGCGTGGCCGGTTGGATACACTTTCACGAGGGATACTTTAGAACAGGATCGGCCCGTCATGTCTCCGCCACAGACATCTGTA encodes:
- the LOC120814806 gene encoding uncharacterized protein LOC120814806, encoding MTGRSCSKVSLVKVYPTGHADKAVKMYVILDEQSNRSLVRSQFFEIFNDQSPSAPYSLKTCAGVKKATGRRASGYIVESLDKTVSIPLPSLIECDDIPNNRDEIPTPNAAFHHAHLKSVAHLIPEIDPQAQIMLLLGRDILRVHKVRKQVNGSHNLPYAQKLDLGWVIVGNACLGRVHKPPTVSAFYTNTTERGRPTLFDPCPNVFRVKESYSDTQATNHLQPHFVEIPNCDVDSLGHNIFKQAKDDNNIAPSIQDISFMEIMKDGLTKDANNSWVAPLPFKCPRQRLPNNRPQAVNRLKLLRRQFEKRPEKRDHFLIFMDKMFKNGHAELAPPPSVGGEQWYLPIFGVYHPRKPNQIRVVFDSSAQYNGVSLNDVLLTGPDLNNTLLGVLLRFRKEAIAFTTDIEQMFYCFSVREDDRNFLRFLWFQDNDPSKDIVEYRMTVHVFGNSPSPAVAIHGLHQSVQVSELHIDADVQRFVMRDFYVDDGLKSLPTVEAAVNLLKKTQDILSKSNLRLHKIAANNKEVMEAFPAEDRAKDLKDLDLSADALPMQRSLGINWDLETDCFHFSVSDEKRPYTRRGVLSTINSLYDPLGFVAPVTIQGKAILRELTTEKGDWDSPLPREMEESWTSWRTSLTELSQLSIPRAYTTTSPATAVRRELCVFSDASTKAIAAVAYLKVTDSAGNNHVGFVMGKAKLAPRPEQTIPRLELCAAVLGVELADLISTELDLQLDATTFHSDSKVVLGYISNETRRFYVYVSNRVLRIRRSSRPDQWRYVSTEQNPADHATRAVTAGRLNDTNWLSGPKSLYTPETSTSESTHELVDPSADSDIRPLVSTLSTTTTSNQLGSQRFARFSSWKSLTRAIIRLIHIARLFNSTLKNSLCKGWHHCKTGFNFEESNQASHIIIRAVQEEAYSQEIKCVQKHKA